In Gorilla gorilla gorilla isolate KB3781 chromosome 12, NHGRI_mGorGor1-v2.1_pri, whole genome shotgun sequence, the following are encoded in one genomic region:
- the AUP1 gene encoding lipid droplet-regulating VLDL assembly factor AUP1 isoform X7: MELPSGPGPERLFDSHRLPGDCFLLLALLLYAPVGFCLLVLRLFLGIHVFLVSCALPDSVLRRFVVRTMCAVLGLVARQEDSGLRDHSVRVLISNHVTPFDHNIVNLLTTCSTPLLNSPPSFVCWSRGFMEMNGRGELVESLKRFCASTRLPPTPLLLFPEEEATNGREGLLRFSSWPFSIQDVVQPLTLQVQRPLVSVTVSDASWVSELLWSLFVPFTVYQVRWLRPVHRQLGEANEEFALRVQQLVAKELGQTGTRLTPADKAEHMKRQRHPRLRPQSAKTGCVDLTITNLLEGAVAFMPEDITKGTQSLPTASASKFPSSGPVTPQPTALTFAKSSWARQESLQERKQALYEYARRRFTERRAQEAD; this comes from the exons ATGGAGCTTCCCTCAGGGCCGGGGCCGGAGCGGCTCTTTGACTCGCACCG GCTCCCGGGTGACTGCTTCCTGCTGCTCGCGCTGCTGCTCTACGCGCCAGTCGGGTTCTGCCTCCTCGTCCTGCGCCTCTTTCTCGGGATCCACGTCTTCCTGGTCAGCTGCGCGCTGCCAGACAGCGTCCTTCGCAG ATTCGTAGTGCGGACCATGTGTGCGGTGCTAGGGCTCGTGGCCCGGCAGGAGGACTCCGGACTCCGGGATCACAGTGTCAGGGTCCTCATTTCCAACCATGTGACACCTTTCGACCACAACATAGTCAATTTGCTTACCACCTGTAGCACC CCTCTACTCAATAGTCCCCCCAGCTTTGTGTGCTGGTCTCGGGGCTTCATGGAGATGAATGGGCGGGGGGAGTTGGTGGAGTCACTCAAGAGATTCTGTGCTTCCACGAGGCTTCCTCCCACTCCTCTGCTGCTATTCCCTGAGGAAGAGGCCACCAATGGCCGGGAGGGGCTCCTGCGCTTCAG tTCCTGGCCATTTTCTATCCAAGATGTGGTACAACCTCTTACCCTGCAAGTTCAGAGACCCCTGGTCTCTGTG ACGGTGTCAGATGCCTCCTGGGTCTCAGAACTGCTGTGGTCACTTTTCGTCCCTTTCACGGTGTATCAAGTAAG GTGGCTTCGTCCTGTTCATCGCCAACTAGGGGAAGCGAATGAGGAGTTTGCACTCCGTGTACAACAG CTGGTGGCCAAGGAATTGGGCCAGACAGGGACACGGCTCACTCCAGCTGACAAAGCAGAGCACATGAAGCGACAAAGACACCCCAGATTGCGCCCCCAGTCAG CCAAGACTGGCTGTGTAGACTTGACTATCACTAATCTGCTTGAGGGGGCCGTAGCTTTCATGCCTGAAGACATCACCAAGGGAACTCAGTCCCtacccacagcctctgcctccaag TTTCCCAGCTCTGGCCCGGTGACCCCTCAGCCAACAGCCCTAACATTTGCCAAGTCTTCTTGGGCCCGGCAGGAGAGCCTGCAGGAGCGCAAGCAAGCACTATATGAATACGCAAGAAG GAGATTCACAGAGAGACGAGCCCAGGAGGCTGACTGA
- the AUP1 gene encoding lipid droplet-regulating VLDL assembly factor AUP1 isoform X4: MELPSGPGPERLFDSHRLPGDCFLLLALLLYAPVGFCLLVLRLFLGIHVFLVSCALPDSVLRRFVVRTMCAVLGLVARQEDSGLRDHSVRVLISNHVTPFDHNIVNLLTTCSTPLLNSPPSFVCWSRGFMEMNGRGELVESLKRFCASTRLPPTPLLLFPEEEATNGREGLLRFSSWPFSIQDVVQPLTLQVQRPLVSVTVSDASWVSELLWSLFVPFTVYQVRWLRPVHRQLGEANEEFALRVQQLVAKELGQTGTRLTPADKAEHMKRQRHPRLRPQSAQSSFPPSPGPCPDVQLATLAQRVKEVLPHVPLGVIQRDLGSGLPSLFSPAKTGCVDLTITNLLEGAVAFMPEDITKGTQSLPTASASKVRPRKWSDPSLGAFDACLMMMTPQAL; the protein is encoded by the exons ATGGAGCTTCCCTCAGGGCCGGGGCCGGAGCGGCTCTTTGACTCGCACCG GCTCCCGGGTGACTGCTTCCTGCTGCTCGCGCTGCTGCTCTACGCGCCAGTCGGGTTCTGCCTCCTCGTCCTGCGCCTCTTTCTCGGGATCCACGTCTTCCTGGTCAGCTGCGCGCTGCCAGACAGCGTCCTTCGCAG ATTCGTAGTGCGGACCATGTGTGCGGTGCTAGGGCTCGTGGCCCGGCAGGAGGACTCCGGACTCCGGGATCACAGTGTCAGGGTCCTCATTTCCAACCATGTGACACCTTTCGACCACAACATAGTCAATTTGCTTACCACCTGTAGCACC CCTCTACTCAATAGTCCCCCCAGCTTTGTGTGCTGGTCTCGGGGCTTCATGGAGATGAATGGGCGGGGGGAGTTGGTGGAGTCACTCAAGAGATTCTGTGCTTCCACGAGGCTTCCTCCCACTCCTCTGCTGCTATTCCCTGAGGAAGAGGCCACCAATGGCCGGGAGGGGCTCCTGCGCTTCAG tTCCTGGCCATTTTCTATCCAAGATGTGGTACAACCTCTTACCCTGCAAGTTCAGAGACCCCTGGTCTCTGTG ACGGTGTCAGATGCCTCCTGGGTCTCAGAACTGCTGTGGTCACTTTTCGTCCCTTTCACGGTGTATCAAGTAAG GTGGCTTCGTCCTGTTCATCGCCAACTAGGGGAAGCGAATGAGGAGTTTGCACTCCGTGTACAACAG CTGGTGGCCAAGGAATTGGGCCAGACAGGGACACGGCTCACTCCAGCTGACAAAGCAGAGCACATGAAGCGACAAAGACACCCCAGATTGCGCCCCCAGTCAG CCCagtcttctttccctccctcccctggtcCTTGTCCTGATGTGCAACTGGCAACTCTGGCTCAGAGAGTCAAGGAAGTTTTGCCCCATGTGCCATTGGGTGTCATCCAGAGAGACCTGG GGAGTGGactcccttctcttttctccccAGCCAAGACTGGCTGTGTAGACTTGACTATCACTAATCTGCTTGAGGGGGCCGTAGCTTTCATGCCTGAAGACATCACCAAGGGAACTCAGTCCCtacccacagcctctgcctccaaggtgaGACCCAGGAAATGGTCAGATCCAAGTCTTGGG GCATTCGATGCGTGTTTAATGATGATGACTCCGCAAGCCCTCTGA
- the AUP1 gene encoding lipid droplet-regulating VLDL assembly factor AUP1 isoform X2, translating to MELPSGPGPERLFDSHRLPGDCFLLLALLLYAPVGFCLLVLRLFLGIHVFLVSCALPDSVLRRFVVRTMCAVLGLVARQEDSGLRDHSVRVLISNHVTPFDHNIVNLLTTCSTPLLNSPPSFVCWSRGFMEMNGRGELVESLKRFCASTRLPPTPLLLFPEEEATNGREGLLRFSSWPFSIQDVVQPLTLQVQRPLVSVTVSDASWVSELLWSLFVPFTVYQVRWLRPVHRQLGEANEEFALRVQQLVAKELGQTGTRLTPADKAEHMKRQRHPRLRPQSAQSSFPPSPGPCPDVQLATLAQRVKEVLPHVPLGVIQRDLGSGLPSLFSPAKTGCVDLTITNLLEGAVAFMPEDITKGTQSLPTASASKFPSSGPVTPQPTALTFAKSSWARQESLQERKQALYEYARRRFTERRAQEAD from the exons ATGGAGCTTCCCTCAGGGCCGGGGCCGGAGCGGCTCTTTGACTCGCACCG GCTCCCGGGTGACTGCTTCCTGCTGCTCGCGCTGCTGCTCTACGCGCCAGTCGGGTTCTGCCTCCTCGTCCTGCGCCTCTTTCTCGGGATCCACGTCTTCCTGGTCAGCTGCGCGCTGCCAGACAGCGTCCTTCGCAG ATTCGTAGTGCGGACCATGTGTGCGGTGCTAGGGCTCGTGGCCCGGCAGGAGGACTCCGGACTCCGGGATCACAGTGTCAGGGTCCTCATTTCCAACCATGTGACACCTTTCGACCACAACATAGTCAATTTGCTTACCACCTGTAGCACC CCTCTACTCAATAGTCCCCCCAGCTTTGTGTGCTGGTCTCGGGGCTTCATGGAGATGAATGGGCGGGGGGAGTTGGTGGAGTCACTCAAGAGATTCTGTGCTTCCACGAGGCTTCCTCCCACTCCTCTGCTGCTATTCCCTGAGGAAGAGGCCACCAATGGCCGGGAGGGGCTCCTGCGCTTCAG tTCCTGGCCATTTTCTATCCAAGATGTGGTACAACCTCTTACCCTGCAAGTTCAGAGACCCCTGGTCTCTGTG ACGGTGTCAGATGCCTCCTGGGTCTCAGAACTGCTGTGGTCACTTTTCGTCCCTTTCACGGTGTATCAAGTAAG GTGGCTTCGTCCTGTTCATCGCCAACTAGGGGAAGCGAATGAGGAGTTTGCACTCCGTGTACAACAG CTGGTGGCCAAGGAATTGGGCCAGACAGGGACACGGCTCACTCCAGCTGACAAAGCAGAGCACATGAAGCGACAAAGACACCCCAGATTGCGCCCCCAGTCAG CCCagtcttctttccctccctcccctggtcCTTGTCCTGATGTGCAACTGGCAACTCTGGCTCAGAGAGTCAAGGAAGTTTTGCCCCATGTGCCATTGGGTGTCATCCAGAGAGACCTGG GGAGTGGactcccttctcttttctccccAGCCAAGACTGGCTGTGTAGACTTGACTATCACTAATCTGCTTGAGGGGGCCGTAGCTTTCATGCCTGAAGACATCACCAAGGGAACTCAGTCCCtacccacagcctctgcctccaag TTTCCCAGCTCTGGCCCGGTGACCCCTCAGCCAACAGCCCTAACATTTGCCAAGTCTTCTTGGGCCCGGCAGGAGAGCCTGCAGGAGCGCAAGCAAGCACTATATGAATACGCAAGAAG GAGATTCACAGAGAGACGAGCCCAGGAGGCTGACTGA
- the AUP1 gene encoding lipid droplet-regulating VLDL assembly factor AUP1 isoform X5, with amino-acid sequence MELPSGPGPERLFDSHRLPGDCFLLLALLLYAPVGFCLLVLRLFLGIHVFLVSCALPDSVLRRFVVRTMCAVLGLVARQEDSGLRDHSVRVLISNHVTPFDHNIVNLLTTCSTPLLNSPPSFVCWSRGFMEMNGRGELVESLKRFCASTRLPPTPLLLFPEEEATNGREGLLRFSSWPFSIQDVVQPLTLQVQRPLVSVTVSDASWVSELLWSLFVPFTVYQVRWLRPVHRQLGEANEEFALRVQQLVAKELGQTGTRLTPADKAEHMKRQRHPRLRPQSAQSSFPPSPGPCPDVQLATLAQRVKEVLPHVPLGVIQRDLGSGLPSLFSPAKTGCVDLTITNLLEGAVAFMPEDITKGTQSLPTASASKAFDACLMMMTPQAL; translated from the exons ATGGAGCTTCCCTCAGGGCCGGGGCCGGAGCGGCTCTTTGACTCGCACCG GCTCCCGGGTGACTGCTTCCTGCTGCTCGCGCTGCTGCTCTACGCGCCAGTCGGGTTCTGCCTCCTCGTCCTGCGCCTCTTTCTCGGGATCCACGTCTTCCTGGTCAGCTGCGCGCTGCCAGACAGCGTCCTTCGCAG ATTCGTAGTGCGGACCATGTGTGCGGTGCTAGGGCTCGTGGCCCGGCAGGAGGACTCCGGACTCCGGGATCACAGTGTCAGGGTCCTCATTTCCAACCATGTGACACCTTTCGACCACAACATAGTCAATTTGCTTACCACCTGTAGCACC CCTCTACTCAATAGTCCCCCCAGCTTTGTGTGCTGGTCTCGGGGCTTCATGGAGATGAATGGGCGGGGGGAGTTGGTGGAGTCACTCAAGAGATTCTGTGCTTCCACGAGGCTTCCTCCCACTCCTCTGCTGCTATTCCCTGAGGAAGAGGCCACCAATGGCCGGGAGGGGCTCCTGCGCTTCAG tTCCTGGCCATTTTCTATCCAAGATGTGGTACAACCTCTTACCCTGCAAGTTCAGAGACCCCTGGTCTCTGTG ACGGTGTCAGATGCCTCCTGGGTCTCAGAACTGCTGTGGTCACTTTTCGTCCCTTTCACGGTGTATCAAGTAAG GTGGCTTCGTCCTGTTCATCGCCAACTAGGGGAAGCGAATGAGGAGTTTGCACTCCGTGTACAACAG CTGGTGGCCAAGGAATTGGGCCAGACAGGGACACGGCTCACTCCAGCTGACAAAGCAGAGCACATGAAGCGACAAAGACACCCCAGATTGCGCCCCCAGTCAG CCCagtcttctttccctccctcccctggtcCTTGTCCTGATGTGCAACTGGCAACTCTGGCTCAGAGAGTCAAGGAAGTTTTGCCCCATGTGCCATTGGGTGTCATCCAGAGAGACCTGG GGAGTGGactcccttctcttttctccccAGCCAAGACTGGCTGTGTAGACTTGACTATCACTAATCTGCTTGAGGGGGCCGTAGCTTTCATGCCTGAAGACATCACCAAGGGAACTCAGTCCCtacccacagcctctgcctccaag GCATTCGATGCGTGTTTAATGATGATGACTCCGCAAGCCCTCTGA
- the AUP1 gene encoding lipid droplet-regulating VLDL assembly factor AUP1 isoform X1 has product MPKDSAFPRAPAAGREDGGGGDGRALLKQQLWSFPQGRGRSGSLTRTGSRVTASCCSRCCSTRQSGSASSSCASFSGSTSSWSAARCQTASFAGSDAGVRGVSELGLARGHTVTTSCVPRFVVRTMCAVLGLVARQEDSGLRDHSVRVLISNHVTPFDHNIVNLLTTCSTPLLNSPPSFVCWSRGFMEMNGRGELVESLKRFCASTRLPPTPLLLFPEEEATNGREGLLRFSSWPFSIQDVVQPLTLQVQRPLVSVTVSDASWVSELLWSLFVPFTVYQVRWLRPVHRQLGEANEEFALRVQQLVAKELGQTGTRLTPADKAEHMKRQRHPRLRPQSAQSSFPPSPGPCPDVQLATLAQRVKEVLPHVPLGVIQRDLAKTGCVDLTITNLLEGAVAFMPEDITKGTQSLPTASASKFPSSGPVTPQPTALTFAKSSWARQESLQERKQALYEYARRRFTERRAQEAD; this is encoded by the exons ATGCCCAAAGACTCCGCCTTCCCAAGAGCCCCTGCGGCCGGGCGCGAAGATGGCGGCGGCGGCGACGGCCGGGCGCTCCTGAAGCAGCAGTTATGGAGCTTCCCTCAGGGCCGGGGCCGGAGCGGCTCTTTGACTCGCACCG GCTCCCGGGTGACTGCTTCCTGCTGCTCGCGCTGCTGCTCTACGCGCCAGTCGGGTTCTGCCTCCTCGTCCTGCGCCTCTTTCTCGGGATCCACGTCTTCCTGGTCAGCTGCGCGCTGCCAGACAGCGTCCTTCGCAGGTTCCGACGCGGGCGTTCGGGGAGTGTCAGAGCTGGGTCTGGCCCGAGGCCACACAGTCACCACCTCCTGTGTCCCCAGATTCGTAGTGCGGACCATGTGTGCGGTGCTAGGGCTCGTGGCCCGGCAGGAGGACTCCGGACTCCGGGATCACAGTGTCAGGGTCCTCATTTCCAACCATGTGACACCTTTCGACCACAACATAGTCAATTTGCTTACCACCTGTAGCACC CCTCTACTCAATAGTCCCCCCAGCTTTGTGTGCTGGTCTCGGGGCTTCATGGAGATGAATGGGCGGGGGGAGTTGGTGGAGTCACTCAAGAGATTCTGTGCTTCCACGAGGCTTCCTCCCACTCCTCTGCTGCTATTCCCTGAGGAAGAGGCCACCAATGGCCGGGAGGGGCTCCTGCGCTTCAG tTCCTGGCCATTTTCTATCCAAGATGTGGTACAACCTCTTACCCTGCAAGTTCAGAGACCCCTGGTCTCTGTG ACGGTGTCAGATGCCTCCTGGGTCTCAGAACTGCTGTGGTCACTTTTCGTCCCTTTCACGGTGTATCAAGTAAG GTGGCTTCGTCCTGTTCATCGCCAACTAGGGGAAGCGAATGAGGAGTTTGCACTCCGTGTACAACAG CTGGTGGCCAAGGAATTGGGCCAGACAGGGACACGGCTCACTCCAGCTGACAAAGCAGAGCACATGAAGCGACAAAGACACCCCAGATTGCGCCCCCAGTCAG CCCagtcttctttccctccctcccctggtcCTTGTCCTGATGTGCAACTGGCAACTCTGGCTCAGAGAGTCAAGGAAGTTTTGCCCCATGTGCCATTGGGTGTCATCCAGAGAGACCTGG CCAAGACTGGCTGTGTAGACTTGACTATCACTAATCTGCTTGAGGGGGCCGTAGCTTTCATGCCTGAAGACATCACCAAGGGAACTCAGTCCCtacccacagcctctgcctccaag TTTCCCAGCTCTGGCCCGGTGACCCCTCAGCCAACAGCCCTAACATTTGCCAAGTCTTCTTGGGCCCGGCAGGAGAGCCTGCAGGAGCGCAAGCAAGCACTATATGAATACGCAAGAAG GAGATTCACAGAGAGACGAGCCCAGGAGGCTGACTGA
- the AUP1 gene encoding lipid droplet-regulating VLDL assembly factor AUP1 isoform X3, translating into MELPSGPGPERLFDSHRLPGDCFLLLALLLYAPVGFCLLVLRLFLGIHVFLVSCALPDSVLRRFVVRTMCAVLGLVARQEDSGLRDHSVRVLISNHVTPFDHNIVNLLTTCSTPLLNSPPSFVCWSRGFMEMNGRGELVESLKRFCASTRLPPTPLLLFPEEEATNGREGLLRFSSWPFSIQDVVQPLTLQVQRPLVSVTVSDASWVSELLWSLFVPFTVYQVRWLRPVHRQLGEANEEFALRVQQLVAKELGQTGTRLTPADKAEHMKRQRHPRLRPQSAQSSFPPSPGPCPDVQLATLAQRVKEVLPHVPLGVIQRDLAKTGCVDLTITNLLEGAVAFMPEDITKGTQSLPTASASKFPSSGPVTPQPTALTFAKSSWARQESLQERKQALYEYARRRFTERRAQEAD; encoded by the exons ATGGAGCTTCCCTCAGGGCCGGGGCCGGAGCGGCTCTTTGACTCGCACCG GCTCCCGGGTGACTGCTTCCTGCTGCTCGCGCTGCTGCTCTACGCGCCAGTCGGGTTCTGCCTCCTCGTCCTGCGCCTCTTTCTCGGGATCCACGTCTTCCTGGTCAGCTGCGCGCTGCCAGACAGCGTCCTTCGCAG ATTCGTAGTGCGGACCATGTGTGCGGTGCTAGGGCTCGTGGCCCGGCAGGAGGACTCCGGACTCCGGGATCACAGTGTCAGGGTCCTCATTTCCAACCATGTGACACCTTTCGACCACAACATAGTCAATTTGCTTACCACCTGTAGCACC CCTCTACTCAATAGTCCCCCCAGCTTTGTGTGCTGGTCTCGGGGCTTCATGGAGATGAATGGGCGGGGGGAGTTGGTGGAGTCACTCAAGAGATTCTGTGCTTCCACGAGGCTTCCTCCCACTCCTCTGCTGCTATTCCCTGAGGAAGAGGCCACCAATGGCCGGGAGGGGCTCCTGCGCTTCAG tTCCTGGCCATTTTCTATCCAAGATGTGGTACAACCTCTTACCCTGCAAGTTCAGAGACCCCTGGTCTCTGTG ACGGTGTCAGATGCCTCCTGGGTCTCAGAACTGCTGTGGTCACTTTTCGTCCCTTTCACGGTGTATCAAGTAAG GTGGCTTCGTCCTGTTCATCGCCAACTAGGGGAAGCGAATGAGGAGTTTGCACTCCGTGTACAACAG CTGGTGGCCAAGGAATTGGGCCAGACAGGGACACGGCTCACTCCAGCTGACAAAGCAGAGCACATGAAGCGACAAAGACACCCCAGATTGCGCCCCCAGTCAG CCCagtcttctttccctccctcccctggtcCTTGTCCTGATGTGCAACTGGCAACTCTGGCTCAGAGAGTCAAGGAAGTTTTGCCCCATGTGCCATTGGGTGTCATCCAGAGAGACCTGG CCAAGACTGGCTGTGTAGACTTGACTATCACTAATCTGCTTGAGGGGGCCGTAGCTTTCATGCCTGAAGACATCACCAAGGGAACTCAGTCCCtacccacagcctctgcctccaag TTTCCCAGCTCTGGCCCGGTGACCCCTCAGCCAACAGCCCTAACATTTGCCAAGTCTTCTTGGGCCCGGCAGGAGAGCCTGCAGGAGCGCAAGCAAGCACTATATGAATACGCAAGAAG GAGATTCACAGAGAGACGAGCCCAGGAGGCTGACTGA
- the AUP1 gene encoding lipid droplet-regulating VLDL assembly factor AUP1 isoform X6 has translation MELPSGPGPERLFDSHRLPGDCFLLLALLLYAPVGFCLLVLRLFLGIHVFLVSCALPDSVLRRFVVRTMCAVLGLVARQEDSGLRDHSVRVLISNHVTPFDHNIVNLLTTCSTPLLNSPPSFVCWSRGFMEMNGRGELVESLKRFCASTRLPPTPLLLFPEEEATNGREGLLRFSSWPFSIQDVVQPLTLQVQRPLVSVTVSDASWVSELLWSLFVPFTVYQVRWLRPVHRQLGEANEEFALRVQQLVAKELGQTGTRLTPADKAEHMKRQRHPRLRPQSAQSSFPPSPGPCPDVQLATLAQRVKEVLPHVPLGVIQRDLAKTGCVDLTITNLLEGAVAFMPEDITKGTQSLPTASASKAFDACLMMMTPQAL, from the exons ATGGAGCTTCCCTCAGGGCCGGGGCCGGAGCGGCTCTTTGACTCGCACCG GCTCCCGGGTGACTGCTTCCTGCTGCTCGCGCTGCTGCTCTACGCGCCAGTCGGGTTCTGCCTCCTCGTCCTGCGCCTCTTTCTCGGGATCCACGTCTTCCTGGTCAGCTGCGCGCTGCCAGACAGCGTCCTTCGCAG ATTCGTAGTGCGGACCATGTGTGCGGTGCTAGGGCTCGTGGCCCGGCAGGAGGACTCCGGACTCCGGGATCACAGTGTCAGGGTCCTCATTTCCAACCATGTGACACCTTTCGACCACAACATAGTCAATTTGCTTACCACCTGTAGCACC CCTCTACTCAATAGTCCCCCCAGCTTTGTGTGCTGGTCTCGGGGCTTCATGGAGATGAATGGGCGGGGGGAGTTGGTGGAGTCACTCAAGAGATTCTGTGCTTCCACGAGGCTTCCTCCCACTCCTCTGCTGCTATTCCCTGAGGAAGAGGCCACCAATGGCCGGGAGGGGCTCCTGCGCTTCAG tTCCTGGCCATTTTCTATCCAAGATGTGGTACAACCTCTTACCCTGCAAGTTCAGAGACCCCTGGTCTCTGTG ACGGTGTCAGATGCCTCCTGGGTCTCAGAACTGCTGTGGTCACTTTTCGTCCCTTTCACGGTGTATCAAGTAAG GTGGCTTCGTCCTGTTCATCGCCAACTAGGGGAAGCGAATGAGGAGTTTGCACTCCGTGTACAACAG CTGGTGGCCAAGGAATTGGGCCAGACAGGGACACGGCTCACTCCAGCTGACAAAGCAGAGCACATGAAGCGACAAAGACACCCCAGATTGCGCCCCCAGTCAG CCCagtcttctttccctccctcccctggtcCTTGTCCTGATGTGCAACTGGCAACTCTGGCTCAGAGAGTCAAGGAAGTTTTGCCCCATGTGCCATTGGGTGTCATCCAGAGAGACCTGG CCAAGACTGGCTGTGTAGACTTGACTATCACTAATCTGCTTGAGGGGGCCGTAGCTTTCATGCCTGAAGACATCACCAAGGGAACTCAGTCCCtacccacagcctctgcctccaag GCATTCGATGCGTGTTTAATGATGATGACTCCGCAAGCCCTCTGA